Part of the Ictalurus furcatus strain D&B chromosome 28, Billie_1.0, whole genome shotgun sequence genome is shown below.
ggtttgagtataccagaaactgctgatctccttggaatgtgcaggtgtacaggtgtttctattaaagtggacagtgagtgcatATGTTTTGCAAACTTAATGCTGGTCTCAAAGTTGTGTGGAGGCTGCGAGACAGAACATGTGAAGAGCTTGAGTCATATAAAGCACAAGAGTTCATTCTGACAATTTATTTTTCCTGATCAGTTAAGAGCGTTAGCCAATCAAACAGCAGTTAATATTGTCCGCCTAGTAAAGTGCCACCACATGCTATTAAAAGAAGCACTGAAAACTAAATGTGAACACCTGGATCAGAAACAGCAGACCATTTTAAAATTTGACCAACTCATTCATCACCCAACACAAAAACCTAACAGCGAACTGTTCTACTAAAATAAAACCCTGCACACAGACTTCCTCGGCATTACTAAAACGATTAGATCATGTTGTCCAACTCTGCATAATCTTTCAGGAGTAGAATGTTGAATCCAGGGTCCTATCAGCAAATGCTTTAGATAAATAGCAtacaggaaaaaggaaaaacccAAAGCAGTGCTTtgaaacattaaatgtaagtgGAAAGCAagctaaaaaaagaaatagatttaataatataaggttaaaaaataaataaaaaactggcTGATAGCTTTTCTCACTCTTCTGTGGTTGTCCATTAGGgacaaataatatataaaaacctTGAAAGAACTTTTACCTTCCTATCCCATCTGAGGATGTTCTACTGACTCCACCCCCCAGCCCCAACTTCCACCTTACCTTCCACTCGTAGTCAAGTTGCTTCATGGCCCGGCATACTTCGCTCATGATATCATTAGGTCTGCTCTGGCTGCGGATGCCTAAGTGCCACTTAGCACGGCGAACACCCAGGTGCTTGGACTTTTGGGGGTTGAGTTCATCTAGAGTATGACGGGGTCGCGGTGGTTGAGCTTCAGCCACCAGGAATGGCACTCGCTCCGGGTGAGGCTTGGCAAAGTGGTGAGCAGGCAAATCATCAAGGAAGGAATCAGGGGGACTTGTGGCCAGGTAGAAGTCTTTGGCTTCACTCATAATTCGCCGGTTATCTATGATCAGATGGTAGGCAACCGCAAGAGGGTCCTGGTTTTTCTGACTATAGAGAAAACAAGGGTAAAAATTGGGAATGGGATGGACAAAGACATTTAGCTGCCAGTCTATATTTTACTTGTATAATGTACAATCACCTAgtactttattaagaacacctgtacacatactcattcatgcaattatttaatcagccaatcgtgtggcagcagtgcaatgcataaaatcatgcagatacaggccagcagATTCAAGTAACAttcacatcaagcatcagaatgtggaaaatcgtgatctcctgggattttcacacatagcAGTTTCTACAGATTACTCAGAACGattcaataaagaaaaaacatccagtgagcggcagttctgtgaACGGAAACGCCTCGTTGATGATAGAAgtcaacagagaatggccagacccgtttgagctgacagaaaggctacagtaactcataaccactctgtacaattggggcaagcagaaaagcatctcagaatgcacaacacatcaaatctAATGGCGGGTGGAcaaaagaccacatcaggttctatATCCGTCAGCCacgaacagaaagctgaggatACAGAGGgaacaggctcaccaaaactggccagttgaagactgaaaaaaaaacgtaGTGCAGTCTGATGAATCCCGATTTCTGCTAAGGCATTCAGATGGAAGGGTCAGAACTgggtgccaacagcatgaatccatggacccaacctgccttgtgtcaacagtccaggctggtggaggtgttgtaatggtgtggggaatgctttcttggcacactttgggcccattaATACCAACCAATCATCAcctgaatgccacagcctatttgagtattgctGCTGACCATGTACATCCcgtcatggccacaatttactcaTCTTCTAATGGCGACTTCCAGCATGCATCATGTCACAAAGTAAaattcatctcaaactggttgcATGAACATGACCGTGATTTCAATGTTCTTCATTtgccttcccagtcactggatctgaatcaaACAGAACACCTTTGCGATGTGGTAGAAAAtgagatttgcagcatgaacgttcacctgaaaaatctgcaggaagtgtgatgcaatcatgtcaataCAGACCAGAATcccaaaggaatgtttccaaaaTCTTGTGGAATCTGTGCCACTAAGACTTGTGGCTGTTTTGcaagcaaagggaggccctacccagaatagtgttcctaataaagtgctatGCGAGTGTACATTTCTGATTTTATACCGATTTCTCCAGTCCCCATGTTAAACATACACACCCGTAAAGGCAGTTGAGCACCTCCTCCTCTGTGCACTCAAACTTCTCACAGACCTCCTTCAGCGCTTCTTCGTCAATCATAGTGGTACTGTACGAAGCATCCTCTGGAAATAGATACTTGGGTAGCTCCTGTTTGAACCACTCGTCCTCCCTAAGAACAAGAACATAGAAAGACAAACTAGTACGACACATACTTTGGAGCTACACATAATGGCCAGTTTATTAAGTATCTCTGCTAGACACCTGCAAATACTGAAAtgtagcccatctgttgctCTGCAGTTTTTCAGGCCTCCTTTAGATGCGTGTTAATAAACGTGACAATGACAATAcagttaaacatttaaaaatcctGTTTTTGAGATCAAAggtagtgttaatgttattttatagtTTACACACATGAACATTATATATTACCATATATTCAGTGACCAAATAGCTTAAACCATCAAAACTAGCACTGGCGGAAAaactacagtactgtgcaaaagttgtcctcagtagtctcaggtacactttGTGCTGTTTTGTAAGGAAATTAACTGGTATATTTTACCAAAGCATCTCGGAGAATCTACCACAGTTCCTCTGGAGACATCATCAGAAGccttaattatgttttttttgtctgaaacatTTACTCACATAAAACCATTTATGctttagcattaaaaaaaaattggaaaaataaTGTTCTTTGTCTTGgcactgactcaataatgcagaagtTATAAAATAATATCTACTTATAACAAAATTTTATACTGAAATGGTACCACAGatgtttgcacagtactgtacgtAAACTCTTAAGGGAACCCATTACATCCAGTAGCCTCAACTAGAGGCTTCCCAAACTATTTTTCGTAACTATCCGTTAGATGTTCCGTTGTATCAAGATGTTCAAGGTACTAGGGTTGTCACGGTACCCAAATTTCAGTACTCAgtaccaataccagtaaaattccacggtactcgataccaaagcaaaacacaaaaatatgctAATTAAATACCacactattttattaacatACAAGTTAAAGATCAATATAAAacgtattttttaaaaaaaatgacattctgTACTTCaagtatttaattattaaagctACTAGAGTTATCCAGAcaagagtagaaatgtttttctgactgactgacatcaaaaacaaacagtgcTAGGCACACATCTATCATTTTCTAACACATAAATTTCAGATATATAGCTTATCAAAAAGCCTCTGGTGTGTACAATTAATAAACCCCATCATGTcctcccatttattttaccccaataaaagttaaagcattaaatgtttaaaaggaCTCCTAAAAGTATTAGCTTTAAACGTGCgtatgctaaccattaagtaaGCAAAAACGAGGATATTTTCTTGCAATTATACACTCCAATTAACCTATGCTACAACATTCATAATGCAACCGCTACCATAATTTTAAATTCACCTGCTTGAACTGCGTGAATAAACACTGCGGGTAAGCAGCCGCTCTTCCTGAAAGCACGGTTAATCTATCCGCACATAAATTTTAGGGGCTGaggcttttacacacttagcGGTAATAGCACCAAAAGTGGAAaacggtttcggacacagccatgGTAACTGGgggagctgctgctgctttggctCTTCGTGTTGCACAGTGCACCCATGAAAAGTTACCGACTGACTACCTGTCAGGCAGTGCATCAGTACCGGGTTGACCCAGTAGTACCGATACTTATGAAAATCTGGTACCGTCAACTTTTTATCTTTTTAGTTCCGATTTGGAACCAAAGTACAGGTACTTTTGACAACCATACAAGGTACTACATAATGTCTAGTGtcttaaataaaacaacatccTGGGATTTTAAGAAGAAAATGTTCTGTGCATCTGTGAATACACATGTGGCTTTGGGTATGAAAAAGAGGGAGGTCTCACCGGATCTCTTTAATGGTGGCTCTTTTCATAGGGTCCACCTGCAGCATGTGCTTGAGAAGGCTGATAACTGAAGGGTTCAAGTACTGTGGGGTGAAGAAGATGCCATCACAGATCTTCTTGAAGAGCGTTGGCACGTGGTCATCATCGAAGGGCAGCGTCCCGCACAGCAGAGCATACAGGATCACTCCACTGCTCCAGATATCCACCTCAGGTCCTGCATACAGCCTAAgcacaaacacatgcaaacaTACACATCAGCTAAGATACAACCGAATGTGTACAACAGACCTAAAAATGTTCATGGAATAAAAGGAATGAAAGTAAAGGGGCAACAAGACCAGTCacataatggaaataaaaagatAAGCACATCGAAAGAAAATGCACAGAAGGATTGAACAGTTctgccaaaaaacaaaacaaaacaaaaaaacacttcttcaaggaaaagaaaacatgtaGCATATGGTCTGTTGcaggaatttatttatataactgcagaaaaaaaaaaaaaaaaaaaaaaaaacataatacaatgaaaatcataaaaatatgacCTGGAggtccttttttattattaatactgtggTGGAAACCATAACCTACCAACATTTTggaatatatacagtaactcacaaaagtgagtacacatttttgtaaatatttgattatatcttttcatgtgtcaacactgaagaaatgacactttgttacaatgtaaagtagtgagtgtacagcttgtgtaacagtgtaaatctgctgtcccctcaaaataactcaacacacagccgttagtctaaaccgctggcaacaaaagtgagtacacccctaagtgaaaatatatatataaaaggtttCCTGTATTTTCTGACAGGCTTTAAAGGtctttgtgtttatgtgttttgtttcactttaaaagaaacaaagggAATGGAGCAAATAGTTGATAAagaggggcggctgtggctcagttggtagagtgggttgtccactaatcgtagggttggcagtttgattcccggcccacatgaatccacatgtcgaagtgtccttgggcaagacactgaaccccaagttgctcccaatggcaagttagcgccttgcatggcagctctgctaccactggtgtgtgagtgtgaatgggtgaatgagacagtgtaaagcgctttggataaaagcactatataagcgcaccatttaccatttaaagagtaaaatactgtaaataaaaaatactgtaccTCCCTGAGATGACTTCAGGAGCTGCGTAATTAGGGGAGCCACAACTGGTCCGCAAGAACTCCCCATCCGACATCATATTTGACAGTCCTACACGAATAACACACATGCATTGAGCGTATGATCAGTTTTTAATGCTGTTAAAAGTAAATGGGAAGGAAAAACTGTAGACACTAAAAGGaacacaaatatgtaaatattcaagatcatttaatattaattttttttttaaaaatgctttgttgCTAACCGAAGTCGGCGATTTTAGCATTCATATGAGCATCCAGGAGGACATTCTCTGGCTTGAGGTCTCGGTGTACCACCATGTGTCTGTGGCAGTAGTCCACTGCTGAAATTATCTGCTGGAACAGACGTCGGCTCTCCTTTTCATCGAGCTGGTAAGCAGAACACAAGTTTTTCAAAGTCATGAAAAGATTATAACAATGTGAAGTGTCATAGAGCATATTCATTGTGGTACTTGCTGCAACAATGCGTCAATATGCCATAGAGCACATTATACTGTAGTTATGGCCTGCATTTTCTAGTTTGGTCCAACCTGAAAGGCAGCTTGGCTAGCAAAGTGTAGCTAGTTAGCAAAAACCGTTAAGGACAAATTTtgacaaatgaaaaatatattttaaaaaaattaataaaaggaTTTAAAATTATCCACCCAGATTTACTtccatattaatctttataattatcATGTGATTTCCTGTTGTGAGTTGaccattttttattaaacttgTTTTATAGACatgtctattttcactttggttaacagtAACGGTAACAGTAGTGGGATTTAGATCTCACTTCATCTCTGAGAAAACTCGCTGAGACCCTGCCCAAACAAGCTGGTGATGGAAAAGCACCAGTGGCAGCAGGAGAGCAAGATGAGATGCAGCAGCGGTTTAATCATTTAgtctctccagctctctcacttCTTCACCTGCGCACACTGTTTAAACAAACcaggttccaaagcttcaactttcatgttAATATCACCGCCAACACCATTGGGCTGGTCATTTCCTAGATCGGTGACTAGCCAAGCCAAACCTCCAGCATAACAAGCCACAACTGCATTGTATAGCTGCTTTGCATTCTGGAAACTTGAGCCCAACATTTGTTGTCTCCTCTACTTCTACACTGGATTTCTCATAAATATGACGTACAACGTTGCTGTAAAATAGCAAGTGAGAAAAGAAgtgttgtcttttgtttttactaAGTAATGGTGAAATCTGACTGCTTTCCCTTATGTTTTAGATCCTTGAAATTTTTTCTCTTGTAACTGTGCTAGTAATTTCCCCTTATGACTGcaatttctcaaaaaaaaaaaaaaaaaagcaacgcCATCCAATACATTACCACCAGAATTGTTAAGCAACTACTTCAATATAAATGCAAAAGGACATTGCACCATATTGCATACAGTTACCc
Proteins encoded:
- the prkaa1 gene encoding 5'-AMP-activated protein kinase catalytic subunit alpha-1 codes for the protein MCKNERIGTQAVCLLCVSRYRSPALRPPPQVGLVSGKMATEKHKHEGRVKIGHYILGDTLGVGTFGKVKVGQHELTKHQVAVKILNRQKIRSLDVVGKIRREIQNLKLFRHPHIIKLYQVICTPTDIFMVMEYVSGGELFDYICKNGKLDEKESRRLFQQIISAVDYCHRHMVVHRDLKPENVLLDAHMNAKIADFGLSNMMSDGEFLRTSCGSPNYAAPEVISGRLYAGPEVDIWSSGVILYALLCGTLPFDDDHVPTLFKKICDGIFFTPQYLNPSVISLLKHMLQVDPMKRATIKEIREDEWFKQELPKYLFPEDASYSTTMIDEEALKEVCEKFECTEEEVLNCLYGQKNQDPLAVAYHLIIDNRRIMSEAKDFYLATSPPDSFLDDLPAHHFAKPHPERVPFLVAEAQPPRPRHTLDELNPQKSKHLGVRRAKWHLGIRSQSRPNDIMSEVCRAMKQLDYEWKVVNPYYLRVRRKNPVTGLQTKMSLQLYQVDSRTYLLDFRSIDDDILETKSGTATPHRSGSVGNYRTTLKNDKSERNGSEEGIKGESSAPSTPPVGGARQAEGSLASSLTSSVDSAGGETCPRPGSHTIEFFEMCANLIKLLAR